Proteins encoded within one genomic window of Lysinibacillus louembei:
- the mdh gene encoding malate dehydrogenase, with translation MSFQKHKIAVIGAGHTGATLSLFLAQKELGDVVLLDIPDAENPTKGKALDLLQTGPIEKFNVSVKGTSNYEDIAGASIVVITAGIPRKPGMSRDDLVTTNANIIKQVSAQIKRYAPDSIVLILSNPVDAMTYVCYKETGFPKNRVIGQSGVLDTARFNTFVAQELQIAPEDVSGFVLGGHGDEMVPLIRYSYAGGIPLEKLIPQQRLEQIVERTRKGGGEIVGLLGNGSAYYAPAAACAQMVEIIMKDQRKIIPSIALLEGEYGYNDLFLGVPTILGGNGIESVIELQLTAEEKQALQHSAQAVQQVIEICRNI, from the coding sequence ATGTCATTTCAAAAGCATAAAATTGCAGTTATTGGTGCAGGGCATACAGGGGCAACACTGAGCTTATTTTTAGCGCAAAAGGAGCTAGGCGATGTTGTGCTACTTGATATTCCAGATGCAGAAAACCCAACAAAAGGGAAGGCGCTGGATTTATTGCAAACAGGTCCAATTGAGAAGTTTAATGTTTCTGTAAAAGGGACTAGCAATTACGAAGACATTGCAGGCGCTAGTATCGTGGTGATTACAGCAGGTATTCCTCGTAAGCCAGGGATGAGTCGCGATGATTTAGTAACGACAAATGCCAATATTATTAAGCAAGTATCTGCGCAAATTAAAAGGTATGCACCGGATAGCATTGTGCTGATTTTAAGCAATCCAGTAGATGCCATGACATATGTGTGCTATAAGGAAACAGGCTTTCCGAAAAACCGTGTCATTGGTCAGTCAGGTGTATTAGATACAGCACGCTTCAATACGTTTGTCGCACAGGAATTACAGATTGCGCCTGAGGACGTATCAGGCTTCGTATTAGGTGGACATGGAGACGAAATGGTTCCATTAATCCGCTATTCCTATGCAGGCGGTATTCCTTTAGAAAAGCTTATTCCTCAGCAACGACTAGAGCAAATCGTTGAGCGCACGCGCAAAGGTGGCGGTGAAATCGTTGGTCTTCTTGGCAATGGTAGCGCCTACTATGCACCGGCAGCAGCCTGTGCACAGATGGTGGAAATCATTATGAAAGACCAGCGTAAAATCATCCCATCAATTGCTTTATTAGAGGGCGAGTACGGCTATAATGATTTATTTTTAGGCGTACCAACGATATTAGGTGGTAACGGCATTGAGTCT
- a CDS encoding BMC domain-containing protein, with protein sequence MSSAIGMIETKGLVGSIEAADAMIKASDVTIVKQEFVDGGIVTVVVQGDVGSVQAAVEAGKAAATRVGELLSAHVIPRPDGDVYQMIKGQEPPKKKPAPARGKKVTETAPTESGGEA encoded by the coding sequence ATGAGTAGTGCAATCGGTATGATTGAAACAAAAGGGCTAGTAGGCTCTATCGAAGCAGCAGATGCAATGATTAAAGCTTCCGATGTAACAATTGTGAAGCAGGAGTTTGTAGATGGTGGTATTGTGACGGTCGTTGTTCAAGGCGATGTTGGCTCTGTACAAGCAGCAGTTGAGGCAGGGAAAGCGGCGGCGACACGTGTAGGTGAATTATTATCCGCACATGTTATTCCTCGACCTGATGGCGATGTCTATCAAATGATTAAAGGCCAAGAGCCACCAAAGAAAAAGCCAGCTCCAGCACGTGGAAAGAAAGTGACAGAAACAGCTCCAACAGAAAGTGGCGGTGAAGCATAA
- a CDS encoding EutN/CcmL family microcompartment protein, protein MQMGRVIGNVWATRKEDGLNGLKLLIVQPIDSNQQPIRTELVAADRIGAGIGDDVLVTSGGSSRYIMKDNPLPIDAVIIGIIDSTEVMRGEDDE, encoded by the coding sequence ATGCAGATGGGAAGAGTGATTGGCAATGTTTGGGCAACTCGTAAAGAGGATGGCTTGAACGGCTTAAAATTATTAATTGTTCAACCAATCGATTCCAATCAACAGCCGATACGAACTGAGCTTGTTGCTGCCGATCGTATCGGTGCAGGGATAGGCGATGACGTTCTAGTTACAAGTGGTGGATCTTCACGCTATATTATGAAGGATAATCCGCTACCAATTGATGCGGTCATCATAGGAATTATAGATTCTACAGAAGTAATGCGAGGTGAAGACGATGAGTAG
- the pduL gene encoding phosphate propanoyltransferase produces MQENLVQKIVEEVLQQVLKNQPSLQHDHQIPVGVSARHVHLAQTEVEQLFGQNYQLTPKFELSQPGQFAAEETVVIAGPKGSIERVRILGPARSLSQVEVSFTDAIKLGVAPPLRISGDVKGSSPITLIGPKGSVVLKEGLIVAKAHIHMTPADSARLQVKDGQSVQVKLSGIRPIILSDVIIRVSERYRLEMHIDTDEANAGLIKQGAFAEIVQAQSIEQAPQPVMQPTIPSPEQKSVYHFTKKLLSQVQVAAIEEQEIVVSKKTIVTALAHDKIRELNKTLTIV; encoded by the coding sequence ATGCAAGAGAACCTAGTACAAAAAATTGTAGAAGAAGTGCTACAGCAAGTGTTGAAAAATCAGCCTTCCCTTCAGCATGATCATCAAATTCCAGTCGGCGTCTCAGCACGTCATGTTCACTTAGCACAAACAGAGGTAGAGCAGCTATTTGGGCAAAACTACCAACTAACACCGAAATTTGAGCTTTCACAGCCTGGTCAATTTGCTGCAGAGGAAACGGTTGTTATTGCTGGTCCAAAAGGCTCTATTGAGCGAGTACGAATTTTAGGACCAGCACGCTCTTTATCCCAAGTGGAAGTTAGCTTCACAGATGCTATTAAGCTAGGCGTAGCACCACCACTTCGCATTTCTGGTGATGTAAAAGGCTCAAGCCCTATCACCTTAATTGGACCAAAAGGTAGTGTGGTGTTGAAGGAAGGGCTTATTGTAGCAAAGGCACATATTCATATGACGCCAGCTGACAGCGCTCGCCTACAAGTAAAAGATGGACAAAGCGTACAAGTAAAGCTAAGTGGTATAAGACCAATTATTTTATCAGATGTCATTATTCGTGTATCAGAGCGCTATCGCTTAGAGATGCATATTGATACAGACGAAGCAAATGCCGGCTTAATTAAGCAAGGGGCTTTCGCTGAAATTGTGCAAGCACAGTCTATCGAGCAAGCGCCACAGCCAGTCATGCAGCCTACAATACCATCACCTGAGCAAAAATCGGTGTATCACTTTACAAAAAAACTACTTTCACAAGTGCAAGTAGCGGCGATTGAAGAGCAAGAAATCGTCGTATCAAAAAAGACGATTGTGACAGCATTAGCACATGATAAAATTCGAGAATTGAATAAAACATTAACAATAGTGTGA
- a CDS encoding phosphate propanoyltransferase, giving the protein MSTKTIPVAISARHIHVNEEDLQALFGPNASLTKDFDLSQPGQYAAKERVSIEGPKGIIHNVRILGPARPATQVEVSKTDALKLGINPPLRQSGDVENSASIKIINGDKAITIKQGAIIAQAHIHMTEEDAKQFNVENNEIVSVEVESERPVTLRGVVVRVSNNFSLEMHIDTDEANAGFIEQQAKGTIFKTTK; this is encoded by the coding sequence ATGAGCACAAAAACAATTCCTGTTGCGATTTCAGCGCGACATATTCATGTAAATGAAGAAGATTTGCAAGCGCTTTTTGGTCCAAATGCGAGCTTAACAAAGGATTTTGACCTTTCACAGCCAGGGCAATATGCAGCAAAGGAACGCGTATCGATTGAAGGACCAAAAGGTATTATTCATAATGTGCGTATATTAGGACCAGCAAGACCTGCAACACAAGTAGAAGTAAGCAAAACAGATGCGCTAAAGCTTGGTATCAATCCACCATTAAGACAATCAGGTGATGTTGAAAACTCAGCAAGCATTAAAATTATCAATGGTGATAAAGCGATTACAATTAAGCAAGGTGCCATTATTGCACAAGCGCACATCCATATGACGGAAGAAGACGCAAAACAATTCAATGTAGAAAACAATGAGATTGTTTCAGTTGAAGTGGAAAGTGAGCGTCCTGTTACATTGCGTGGTGTCGTTGTGCGCGTATCTAACAACTTCAGCTTAGAAATGCATATCGATACAGATGAAGCGAATGCTGGCTTTATTGAGCAGCAGGCTAAAGGTACGATTTTTAAAACAACAAAGTAA
- a CDS encoding BMC domain-containing protein has translation MNREGTALGMVETKGLVGAIEAADAMVKAASVNLVGKVHVGGGIVTVLVRGDVGAVKAATDAGAAAAERVGELLSVHVIPRPHNELELILPKYEG, from the coding sequence ATGAACAGAGAAGGTACAGCTTTAGGAATGGTAGAAACAAAAGGTCTTGTAGGAGCAATTGAAGCAGCTGATGCAATGGTAAAGGCAGCTAGTGTAAACTTAGTAGGTAAAGTACATGTTGGTGGCGGTATTGTAACAGTATTAGTACGTGGTGATGTAGGTGCAGTAAAGGCAGCAACAGATGCAGGTGCAGCAGCAGCAGAGCGCGTAGGCGAATTATTATCTGTACACGTAATCCCACGCCCACATAACGAGTTAGAATTAATTTTACCAAAGTATGAAGGATAA
- a CDS encoding aldehyde dehydrogenase family protein — translation MPTLDRDLLAIQEMRDAVKKASEAQAAYMQFSQQQVDKIVKAVADAAFKEADRLAKMAVKETGMGVPNHKKIKNEVASRDLYEDIKDLKTVGIVGYDRAAKVTEIASPFGVVAGIIPTTNPTSTAIFKAMISLKTRNALVVSPHPYAVKCTEEALNVCRIAAEQAGAPEGLLQCLTMASMDATQQLLKHPQVNLILATGGGALVKAAYSSGKPAYGVGPGNVPAYVEKSANIIKAAQHLVQSKSFDNGTICATEQSIIVDEAVSEKLMAELQKNGAYILSAEEKKKMEKLISPTPGKVNPKIVGKSAACLADLVGLTVPQGTKVLIGLETKVGKEIPFSLEKLSPIFALYTVKDSVEAKKVITDLLNIGGRGHTCSIHTENAALAEQFAVDLPVSRIVINTLSSIGAVGGTTGLAPSFTLGCGTFGGNITSDNVTARHLINIKRMAYGTKNVTVPEPEYEPLEAIVEKQVAQTEAVDADMVQQIVDQVLKQITLQNK, via the coding sequence GTGCCTACATTAGATCGAGATTTATTAGCAATACAGGAGATGCGTGATGCGGTGAAAAAAGCAAGCGAAGCCCAAGCGGCTTATATGCAATTTTCACAGCAGCAAGTTGACAAAATTGTCAAAGCGGTAGCAGATGCAGCTTTTAAGGAAGCCGATAGATTAGCAAAAATGGCTGTAAAAGAAACTGGCATGGGCGTTCCTAATCATAAAAAAATAAAAAATGAAGTAGCTTCACGAGATTTATATGAAGATATTAAAGACTTAAAAACAGTAGGTATCGTTGGCTATGACCGCGCTGCAAAGGTAACAGAAATTGCTAGCCCATTCGGTGTTGTTGCAGGCATCATCCCAACAACAAACCCAACATCAACAGCGATTTTTAAAGCGATGATTTCATTGAAAACACGCAATGCGCTTGTTGTTAGTCCACACCCATATGCGGTAAAATGTACGGAGGAAGCGTTAAACGTTTGTCGTATCGCCGCAGAGCAAGCAGGTGCACCAGAAGGCTTGTTACAATGTTTAACAATGGCTTCAATGGATGCGACACAGCAATTGCTGAAGCACCCACAGGTGAACTTGATTTTAGCAACAGGTGGTGGGGCGCTCGTTAAAGCTGCCTATAGCTCTGGTAAGCCAGCGTACGGTGTCGGTCCAGGGAATGTACCAGCATATGTTGAGAAATCAGCGAACATCATAAAGGCTGCGCAGCATTTAGTGCAAAGTAAATCATTTGATAATGGTACAATTTGTGCAACAGAGCAGTCCATTATAGTGGATGAAGCTGTTTCAGAAAAATTAATGGCTGAGCTACAAAAAAACGGTGCCTACATTTTATCAGCTGAAGAAAAGAAAAAAATGGAAAAGCTCATTTCTCCTACACCAGGTAAAGTGAATCCAAAAATTGTTGGGAAATCGGCTGCCTGTCTAGCGGATTTAGTTGGCTTGACAGTACCGCAGGGAACGAAGGTACTGATTGGCTTAGAAACAAAAGTAGGAAAGGAAATTCCATTCTCACTTGAAAAGCTATCACCAATTTTCGCTCTTTACACAGTGAAGGACAGTGTAGAGGCGAAGAAAGTCATCACGGATTTACTCAATATCGGTGGGCGTGGACATACGTGCTCAATCCATACTGAAAATGCGGCATTAGCGGAGCAATTTGCAGTGGATTTACCGGTATCACGTATTGTCATTAACACATTATCATCGATTGGTGCAGTTGGTGGCACAACTGGTTTAGCACCATCCTTCACACTTGGCTGTGGTACATTCGGTGGCAACATTACATCTGATAATGTGACAGCAAGACATTTAATCAATATTAAGCGCATGGCATATGGCACGAAAAATGTAACAGTGCCAGAGCCAGAATACGAGCCGTTAGAGGCGATTGTAGAAAAGCAAGTTGCTCAGACAGAAGCAGTCGATGCTGATATGGTGCAGCAAATTGTAGATCAAGTATTAAAACAAATTACATTACAAAACAAATAA
- the eutL gene encoding ethanolamine utilization microcompartment protein EutL: MNPQKIMAEILAMQIIPRVNNELAEQLSLQPHHTSLGLVTLTIDDVGYVALDEATKKADVDVVYAKSFYAGAAHASGPLSGEVIGIIAGSSPDEVRSGLEAIEQKVQFDTYFEAILGNDGHALFAHTVASCGTYLAQQASVPVGTAIAYLIAPPLEAIVGLDAALKAADVELKAFFGPPSETNFGGGLLSGSQSSCQAAADAFREAIENLARNPII; this comes from the coding sequence ATGAATCCTCAAAAAATAATGGCAGAAATTTTGGCGATGCAAATTATTCCTCGTGTCAATAACGAGCTTGCGGAGCAGCTATCATTGCAGCCACATCATACAAGCTTAGGGCTTGTGACATTAACGATTGATGATGTAGGCTATGTGGCCTTGGATGAAGCAACGAAAAAAGCCGATGTCGATGTCGTTTATGCAAAAAGCTTTTATGCGGGCGCTGCGCATGCTTCTGGCCCATTATCAGGTGAAGTAATTGGCATTATTGCAGGTAGCTCTCCCGATGAAGTGCGCAGTGGCTTAGAGGCAATTGAGCAAAAGGTGCAGTTCGATACGTATTTTGAAGCGATTCTTGGCAACGATGGACATGCATTATTTGCACATACTGTTGCTAGCTGTGGCACATATCTTGCACAGCAAGCGAGCGTACCAGTTGGAACAGCAATCGCTTACTTAATTGCTCCGCCGCTTGAAGCAATTGTCGGTTTGGATGCTGCATTAAAGGCAGCAGATGTTGAGCTAAAAGCATTTTTCGGACCGCCATCTGAAACGAACTTTGGTGGTGGACTATTGAGTGGCTCGCAATCCTCTTGCCAAGCGGCTGCGGACGCATTTAGAGAAGCAATCGAAAACTTGGCAAGAAACCCAATCATTTAG
- the eutC gene encoding ethanolamine ammonia-lyase subunit EutC has translation MNEELVAKITQLVMEKMNGQAEPQQTAETQQSNTTLRILETPDTVVADESNTLIKLYSSAPASEQTSYAEPNAKAFRFEEDNLSESVQAARKNTPARIGVGRAGTRPKTKTWLQFRLDHAAAVDAVYGEVSEELLQKLNVSTVTTRVTDKEEYITRPDLGRRLSDESKEFIQANCKSNPQVQIIISNGLSASAIEENIMDVYLSLQQSLSNLNIEMGTTFYIDKGRVALMDEIGEILQPEVVVYLIGERPGLVSAESMSAYLCYKPRIGTVEAERMVISNIHKGGIPPLEAGAYLGTVVQRILQHKASGVALVEKES, from the coding sequence GTGAATGAAGAATTAGTAGCGAAAATTACACAGCTAGTAATGGAAAAAATGAATGGACAGGCTGAGCCACAGCAGACAGCAGAAACACAGCAAAGCAACACGACATTGCGCATTCTTGAAACGCCAGATACAGTAGTAGCTGACGAATCCAATACGTTAATTAAGCTATATAGCAGTGCGCCAGCAAGCGAGCAAACAAGCTATGCAGAGCCTAACGCAAAAGCCTTCCGATTTGAAGAGGACAACCTTTCTGAAAGTGTACAAGCAGCACGTAAAAATACACCAGCAAGAATCGGTGTAGGACGAGCGGGCACAAGACCGAAAACAAAAACATGGTTGCAATTCCGACTTGACCATGCGGCAGCGGTAGATGCGGTATATGGCGAAGTATCCGAAGAGCTACTACAAAAGCTTAATGTTTCAACGGTAACGACGCGTGTAACGGATAAAGAGGAATACATTACACGACCAGATTTAGGGCGACGCTTATCGGATGAATCCAAGGAATTTATTCAAGCGAATTGCAAAAGCAACCCGCAAGTGCAAATTATTATTTCGAACGGCTTAAGTGCAAGTGCAATTGAAGAAAACATAATGGATGTTTACTTATCGTTACAGCAAAGCTTAAGCAATTTGAATATTGAAATGGGAACAACGTTTTATATTGATAAAGGGCGTGTCGCATTGATGGATGAAATCGGTGAAATTTTACAGCCTGAAGTCGTTGTTTACTTAATTGGAGAGCGTCCAGGACTTGTTTCTGCTGAATCAATGAGTGCTTATTTATGTTATAAGCCACGCATTGGCACAGTGGAGGCGGAGCGTATGGTTATTTCTAATATCCATAAAGGCGGTATTCCACCATTAGAGGCTGGCGCTTATTTAGGAACCGTTGTACAAAGAATTTTACAACACAAGGCGAGCGGTGTCGCACTTGTAGAGAAAGAAAGCTAG
- a CDS encoding ethanolamine ammonia-lyase subunit EutB: MNVNLSVILGGEKYNFKSLKEVMAKANEEKSGDRLAGIAAETVQERIAAKAVLSELLVKDIRENPLIPEDDEVSRIIEKDVNEQIYGEIKNWSIEQLREYILSNTTGDRELKRLSKGMNSEIIAAVTKLMSNLDLVHAANKVEILSTCNITIGQKGTLSSRLQPNHPTDNIDGIIASLKEGLSYGIGDAVIGINPVDDSVESVKRVLHATKNFINEWDIPTQNCVLAHITTQMKAIQQGAPADMIFQSIAGTEVANRSFGISADLIREAEELIKKQGTGTGPNLFYFETGQGSELSAEAHYGVDQLTLESRNYGFARHFNPYIVNTVVGFIGPEYLYNNKQVIRAGLEDHFMGKMHCLPMGVDICYTNHIKADQNDIEDLGVLLTAAGVNFIIAAPMGDDVMLNYQSMSYHDVATLLQTLGKTPAPAYLAWLEKMGIYENGRLSSRAGDLSLFER, from the coding sequence ATGAACGTGAACTTATCAGTTATATTGGGTGGAGAAAAATACAATTTTAAATCACTGAAAGAAGTAATGGCGAAAGCGAATGAAGAAAAATCAGGCGATCGCCTCGCAGGAATCGCAGCAGAAACGGTGCAGGAGCGCATCGCAGCAAAGGCTGTATTAAGTGAATTATTAGTAAAAGACATTCGTGAAAACCCACTTATTCCAGAGGATGATGAAGTATCACGCATCATTGAAAAAGATGTTAATGAACAAATTTATGGAGAAATTAAAAACTGGAGCATTGAGCAGCTACGTGAATATATTTTATCCAACACGACTGGCGATCGAGAGCTAAAGCGCCTTAGCAAAGGGATGAACTCTGAAATTATCGCTGCTGTTACAAAGCTCATGTCCAATTTAGATCTTGTGCATGCTGCAAATAAAGTGGAAATTTTATCGACATGCAATATTACCATTGGACAAAAAGGCACGCTATCTTCACGCTTACAGCCGAATCACCCTACAGATAATATCGATGGAATTATCGCCTCGCTAAAAGAAGGCTTATCTTACGGTATTGGGGATGCTGTTATTGGCATTAACCCTGTAGATGACTCAGTAGAAAGCGTAAAAAGAGTGCTACATGCAACAAAAAACTTTATTAATGAATGGGATATTCCAACGCAAAACTGTGTGCTAGCGCATATTACGACACAGATGAAGGCCATTCAGCAAGGTGCGCCAGCAGATATGATTTTCCAAAGTATCGCAGGTACAGAAGTTGCAAACCGCTCGTTCGGTATTTCAGCCGATTTAATTCGAGAAGCTGAAGAGCTTATTAAAAAGCAGGGCACAGGCACTGGACCAAATTTATTTTACTTTGAAACAGGGCAAGGCTCAGAGCTATCTGCTGAAGCGCATTATGGTGTTGACCAATTAACACTAGAGTCGCGCAACTATGGCTTTGCTAGACATTTTAATCCATACATCGTGAATACGGTTGTTGGATTTATTGGACCAGAGTATTTATACAATAATAAGCAAGTAATTCGTGCAGGTCTTGAAGATCATTTTATGGGGAAAATGCACTGCCTACCAATGGGAGTAGATATTTGCTACACGAACCATATTAAAGCAGATCAAAATGATATTGAAGATTTAGGCGTGCTATTAACCGCCGCTGGTGTTAATTTCATTATCGCTGCGCCAATGGGTGATGATGTTATGCTCAACTATCAATCAATGAGCTATCATGATGTAGCAACATTGCTGCAAACTTTAGGGAAAACACCAGCACCAGCCTATTTAGCTTGGCTAGAAAAAATGGGCATTTATGAAAATGGTCGTCTTTCTTCGAGAGCTGGCGATTTATCGCTGTTTGAAAGGTAG
- a CDS encoding ethanolamine ammonia-lyase reactivating factor EutA, which translates to MTTEEILSAGIDIGTSTTKMVVSRFVLRNVAGLTHVPRIEIIEKKLIHQSPIIKTPFTSKEVIDMAKIEQFIFEQYQLANVLPENIATGAIIITGESATKHNASEVIHTISNSAGNFLVATAGPDLEGIIAAKGSGTVKKSKQTGKIIANIDIGGGTANIAVVQYGEVIGTCTLHIGGRLIEFHNGVIHSISPPLARLMQRWDNPLKVGDAANDLRIDKCIEEMVTVLADVLNNQLHDAQHPLLLGHLPNWTKQVEAVVFSGGVAACIYEDNCSMRQYDDIGERLAKALQQHESLQSFLWITPEETARATVTGAGTQTTDISGATIQVDAEVLPLKNVPVFQCNMNASMAHIEQIIANAVKQANTLFSVQENDTPFALYFSQLPYLSFQDVHKLCEILLQQFTTNNVPLILILQADYAKVIGQTIQAIDATKPIICIDQIKVETGDYIDIGEVLPSGVVPVVVKTLAFHSQ; encoded by the coding sequence GTGACAACAGAAGAAATTTTGAGTGCAGGAATCGATATTGGTACGAGTACAACGAAGATGGTTGTAAGTCGCTTTGTGCTACGCAATGTAGCTGGCTTAACGCATGTGCCACGTATTGAAATTATTGAGAAAAAGCTCATACACCAAAGTCCGATTATTAAAACACCCTTTACGAGCAAAGAAGTCATTGATATGGCGAAAATAGAACAATTTATTTTTGAGCAATATCAATTGGCGAATGTTTTACCAGAAAATATTGCGACTGGTGCCATTATTATTACGGGTGAATCCGCCACAAAGCATAACGCAAGTGAAGTTATTCATACGATTTCCAATAGCGCAGGTAATTTCCTCGTAGCGACGGCAGGCCCTGACTTAGAGGGCATCATTGCGGCGAAAGGCTCTGGTACTGTCAAAAAATCCAAGCAAACGGGAAAAATTATTGCCAATATTGATATTGGTGGAGGGACAGCAAATATTGCTGTTGTGCAATATGGTGAAGTCATTGGTACTTGTACATTGCATATCGGTGGTCGATTAATCGAGTTTCACAATGGTGTCATTCATTCCATTTCACCACCTTTAGCGCGCTTAATGCAGCGCTGGGATAATCCACTCAAAGTGGGCGATGCCGCAAATGATTTGCGCATTGATAAATGTATAGAGGAAATGGTGACAGTGCTTGCTGATGTGCTCAACAATCAATTGCATGATGCACAGCATCCTTTATTATTAGGGCATTTGCCAAATTGGACAAAGCAAGTGGAGGCAGTCGTTTTTTCTGGCGGAGTCGCAGCTTGTATTTATGAAGATAATTGCTCGATGCGTCAATATGATGATATCGGTGAAAGGCTGGCGAAAGCACTGCAACAGCATGAATCGCTGCAATCGTTTTTATGGATAACACCAGAGGAAACGGCACGCGCAACTGTCACAGGAGCCGGTACACAAACAACCGATATTAGCGGTGCCACAATTCAAGTGGATGCGGAAGTTTTACCATTGAAAAATGTCCCTGTTTTTCAATGTAATATGAACGCGTCAATGGCGCATATTGAGCAAATTATTGCAAATGCTGTAAAGCAAGCAAATACGCTATTTTCTGTGCAAGAAAATGACACACCCTTCGCGTTGTATTTTAGTCAATTACCTTACTTGAGCTTTCAAGATGTGCATAAGCTATGCGAGATACTTTTGCAGCAATTTACTACAAATAACGTACCGCTTATTTTAATATTGCAAGCGGATTATGCGAAGGTCATTGGGCAAACGATTCAAGCAATTGATGCAACGAAGCCAATCATTTGTATTGATCAAATTAAGGTAGAAACAGGTGACTATATCGACATCGGTGAAGTATTGCCATCAGGCGTTGTGCCCGTTGTTGTGAAAACACTTGCATTCCACTCACAGTAA
- a CDS encoding EutP/PduV family microcompartment system protein, with amino-acid sequence MKNRVMIIGGVQTGKSTLMNALLGKESTANKTQALVYEDWIVDTPGEYIENPMYYRNIMATSLEVTHVIYLQDATSSRSVFPPQFSLGIPKIQIGVITKIDHPQADVERAASLLKNVMMQGPIVKTSALEKRGIEFIAPLIELNDIAAIKQFVQESASPYLEYRE; translated from the coding sequence ATGAAAAATCGTGTCATGATCATCGGCGGAGTTCAAACAGGCAAATCGACGTTAATGAATGCTTTACTAGGCAAAGAAAGCACTGCCAATAAAACACAGGCGCTTGTATATGAGGATTGGATTGTCGATACACCAGGCGAATATATTGAAAACCCGATGTATTACCGTAATATTATGGCGACATCACTAGAAGTGACACATGTCATTTATTTACAGGATGCAACATCTTCACGTAGCGTCTTTCCACCACAATTCAGTCTTGGCATTCCGAAAATACAAATCGGCGTCATTACAAAAATTGATCACCCGCAAGCGGATGTGGAGCGAGCGGCAAGCTTGTTGAAAAATGTGATGATGCAAGGTCCAATTGTTAAAACCTCTGCGTTAGAAAAACGCGGAATCGAATTTATCGCACCGTTAATTGAGCTTAATGACATAGCCGCTATTAAGCAATTTGTGCAAGAAAGTGCAAGCCCGTATCTTGAATATCGCGAATAA
- a CDS encoding BMC domain-containing protein — protein sequence MGEEKKRFIQEFVPGKQLTLSHLIANPDPDMFQKLGIQEAGALGIMTCTPSETVIIAGDLATKSANVRLGFLDRFTGSLVIVGSVSEVEMAMLEINRFLSENLGYTPSQITKS from the coding sequence GTGGGCGAGGAGAAAAAACGATTTATACAGGAATTCGTTCCTGGTAAACAATTAACATTAAGTCATTTGATTGCAAACCCAGATCCAGATATGTTTCAAAAATTAGGAATACAGGAGGCAGGGGCGTTAGGCATTATGACATGTACACCGAGTGAGACAGTAATTATTGCAGGTGATTTAGCAACAAAATCTGCCAATGTTCGCCTCGGCTTCCTTGATCGCTTTACAGGTAGTCTAGTCATTGTAGGAAGCGTGTCAGAAGTGGAAATGGCAATGCTTGAAATTAATCGATTTTTATCTGAAAACCTAGGCTATACACCATCACAAATAACGAAGTCATAG